In Pseudomonas nunensis, a single window of DNA contains:
- the ptsP gene encoding phosphoenolpyruvate--protein phosphotransferase, with the protein MHNNNKELTLSAPLSGPVLTLAKVPDPVFASGAMGDGIAIDPINDTLHAPCAGVVVHVARTGHAVTLRADNGAELLLHLGLDTVELQGEGFSMLVKEGARVANGQPLLRYDLDKVAQQCKSLVSLMILTNSQDFQARPITLKSVKVGDPLLHIVRRLANGAQVEVDLSGIEVHGHVRIAHRGGLHARPAALIRQTAQGFKSKSQLHYAGKSASCDSLIGLMSLAVGEQEEVQVSSQGPDAEAALQALLTALSTALAEDTHAAAPTPIAQRHRPAEAGVLHGVCAAPGLVAGPLLRLNAISLPVDAGNHDPEQQLQALDTALSVVRSEIDHTLTQARKHKNTDEEAIFAAHLALLEDPALLDAAAQSIDKGMAATHAWSQSIEVQCDVLQQLGSPLLAERANDLRDLKQRVLRALLGETWHYDIPAGAIVAAHELTPSDLLQLSQHGVAGLCMAAGGATSHVAILARGKGLPCLVALGSTLLDQEQGQAVVLDADGGRLELTPTTERLAEVRQAQLDHQQRRTQQQAQAHTPALTVDGLHIEVAANVASSAEAADALANGADGVGLLRTEFLFVDRNTAPDEQEQRLAYQSVLDAMGDKSVIIRTIDVGGDKQLDYLPLPTEANPVLGLRGIRLAQVRPELLDQQLRALLHVSPLSRCRILLPMVTEVDELLHIRQRLDALCTELELTQRPELGVMIEVPAAALLAEQLAEHADFLSIGTNDLSQYTLAMDRDHAGLASRVDALHPALLRLIAQTCAGAAVHNRWVGVCGALASDPLATPVLIGLGVSELSVSPVQIGEIKDRVRHLDASECRRISQDLLKLSSAGAVRHACHQHWPLS; encoded by the coding sequence ATGCACAACAACAATAAAGAGCTGACCCTCAGCGCCCCGCTCAGCGGCCCGGTGCTCACGCTCGCCAAAGTCCCGGACCCGGTGTTCGCCAGCGGCGCCATGGGTGACGGGATTGCTATCGATCCGATCAACGACACCCTCCACGCCCCGTGTGCCGGCGTGGTGGTGCACGTCGCCCGCACCGGCCACGCGGTGACCTTGCGTGCCGACAACGGTGCCGAACTGCTGCTGCACCTGGGCCTCGACACTGTCGAGTTGCAGGGTGAAGGTTTTTCGATGCTGGTCAAGGAAGGCGCACGCGTCGCCAACGGCCAACCGCTGCTGCGCTATGACCTGGACAAGGTCGCGCAGCAATGCAAAAGCCTGGTCAGCCTGATGATCCTGACCAACAGCCAGGATTTCCAGGCGCGGCCGATCACGTTGAAATCGGTGAAGGTCGGCGATCCATTGCTGCACATCGTGCGGCGGTTGGCTAATGGCGCTCAGGTCGAAGTCGACCTTTCCGGCATCGAAGTTCACGGCCACGTGCGCATCGCCCATCGCGGCGGTTTGCACGCTCGGCCGGCGGCGCTGATTCGCCAGACCGCGCAAGGTTTCAAGAGCAAATCGCAGCTGCATTACGCCGGCAAGTCGGCATCTTGCGACAGCTTGATCGGGCTGATGAGCCTGGCGGTTGGGGAGCAGGAAGAAGTGCAGGTCAGCAGTCAGGGCCCGGATGCGGAAGCGGCGCTGCAAGCATTGCTGACGGCGTTATCCACCGCCCTGGCCGAAGACACTCACGCCGCTGCGCCGACGCCGATTGCCCAACGTCATCGCCCCGCCGAAGCGGGTGTGTTGCACGGAGTTTGCGCGGCGCCCGGCCTGGTCGCCGGGCCGCTGTTGCGCTTGAACGCGATCAGTTTGCCGGTGGATGCCGGCAACCACGATCCCGAGCAACAACTGCAAGCCCTCGACACCGCGCTGAGCGTGGTGCGCAGCGAAATCGACCACACGCTGACCCAGGCCAGAAAGCACAAGAACACTGATGAAGAAGCGATCTTCGCTGCGCACCTCGCGCTGCTCGAAGACCCGGCGTTGCTCGACGCGGCGGCGCAATCCATCGACAAGGGCATGGCCGCGACTCACGCCTGGAGTCAATCCATCGAGGTGCAGTGCGACGTCCTCCAGCAACTCGGCAGTCCGTTGCTGGCCGAGCGTGCCAACGATCTGCGCGACCTCAAGCAACGGGTGCTGCGCGCCCTGCTCGGGGAAACCTGGCACTACGATATTCCGGCTGGCGCCATCGTCGCCGCCCATGAACTGACCCCGTCCGACTTGCTGCAATTGAGCCAGCACGGTGTCGCGGGGTTGTGCATGGCGGCGGGCGGCGCGACCTCGCATGTGGCAATCCTGGCTCGGGGCAAAGGCCTGCCGTGCCTGGTGGCATTGGGTTCGACGCTGCTGGATCAGGAGCAAGGCCAAGCGGTGGTGCTGGATGCCGACGGCGGTCGGCTTGAATTGACGCCGACCACCGAACGTCTGGCCGAGGTGCGTCAGGCACAACTCGATCATCAACAACGCCGCACTCAACAACAGGCGCAGGCCCACACTCCGGCGTTGACCGTTGATGGCTTGCACATCGAAGTCGCGGCCAATGTGGCGTCCAGCGCCGAAGCGGCGGATGCGCTGGCCAATGGCGCCGACGGTGTCGGTTTGTTGCGCACCGAGTTTCTCTTCGTCGACCGCAACACCGCGCCGGACGAACAGGAACAACGCCTCGCCTACCAATCCGTGCTCGATGCCATGGGCGACAAGTCGGTGATCATCCGCACCATCGACGTCGGCGGCGACAAGCAACTCGACTACCTGCCACTGCCGACCGAGGCCAATCCGGTACTCGGTTTGCGCGGCATTCGCCTGGCCCAGGTGCGCCCGGAATTGCTCGACCAGCAACTGCGCGCGCTGCTGCACGTCAGCCCGTTGTCGCGCTGCCGGATCCTGTTGCCGATGGTCACCGAAGTCGATGAGCTGCTGCACATTCGCCAACGCCTCGATGCCTTGTGCACCGAGTTGGAATTGACCCAGCGTCCGGAGCTGGGAGTGATGATCGAAGTCCCGGCCGCCGCGCTGCTGGCCGAGCAACTGGCCGAACACGCGGACTTCCTGTCCATCGGCACCAACGACTTGTCCCAGTACACCCTGGCCATGGACCGCGACCACGCCGGCCTCGCCTCGCGGGTCGATGCGCTGCACCCGGCGTTGCTGCGATTGATCGCCCAGACCTGCGCCGGCGCGGCGGTGCATAACCGTTGGGTCGGGGTGTGCGGCGCCCTCGCCTCCGATCCATTGGCCACGCCAGTGCTGATTGGCCTGGGGGTCAGTGAGTTGTCGGTGAGCCCGGTGCAGATCGGTGAAATCAAGGACCGCGTCCGCCATCTCGACGCGAGCGAATGCCGACGCATCAGCCAGGACCTGCTCAAGTTGAGCAGTGCCGGCGCGGTGCGTCATGCCTGTCACCAACATTGGCCTCTGAGCTGA
- the nagE gene encoding N-acetylglucosamine-specific PTS transporter subunit IIBC: MYQYFIEGLQRLGRALMLPIAILPIAGLLLRLGDTDLLNIAIIHDAGQVIFANLAMIFAIGIAVGFAKDNNGTAGLAGVIGYLVMISTLKVLDASINMGMLAGIVSGLMAGALYNRFKDIKLPEYLAFFGGRRFVPIVTGFAAVGLGLVFGYIWPPIQQGINSFGALMMESGSFGAFVFGVFNRLLIVTGLHHILNNMAWFVFGNFTDPTTGAIVTGDLSRYFAGDPKGGQFMTGMFPMMIFGLPAACLAMYRNALPERRKVMGGIFLSMALTSFLTGVTEPIEFAFMFLAPMLYLVHAVLTGLSMAVTNMLNIHLGFTFSGGFIDMVLGWGKSTNGWLVVPVGLAYAVIYYVVFDFCIRRFNLKTPGREDVVSGERVVVAENERAGAYIKALGGAANLITVGACTTRLRLDMVDRNKANDAELKALGAMAVVRPGKGGSLQVVVGPMADSIADEIRLAMPALGRAVISAPAAAVETVKPVALPEAQQWLNALGGGDNVLQMDCIAMTRIRLHLADGKALSECELKALGCQGVSQLEGGVWHLLIGDKAPSLSGALEALVNRSEVSAKV, translated from the coding sequence ATGTACCAATACTTTATCGAAGGCTTGCAGCGCCTCGGTCGCGCGCTGATGCTGCCGATCGCGATCCTGCCCATCGCCGGCCTGTTGCTGCGCCTGGGCGACACCGACCTGCTGAACATCGCGATCATCCACGATGCCGGCCAGGTGATCTTCGCCAACCTGGCGATGATCTTCGCCATCGGCATCGCCGTCGGGTTCGCCAAGGACAACAACGGCACCGCAGGTCTCGCCGGGGTGATTGGTTACCTGGTGATGATCTCCACGCTCAAGGTGCTGGATGCGAGCATCAACATGGGCATGCTCGCCGGGATCGTCAGCGGTTTGATGGCCGGCGCGTTGTACAACCGCTTCAAGGACATCAAGTTGCCGGAGTACCTGGCGTTCTTCGGTGGCCGACGCTTTGTGCCCATCGTCACCGGTTTTGCGGCTGTAGGCCTCGGCCTGGTTTTTGGCTATATCTGGCCGCCGATCCAACAAGGCATCAACAGTTTCGGCGCGTTGATGATGGAAAGCGGCAGCTTCGGCGCGTTCGTCTTCGGCGTGTTCAACCGCCTGCTGATCGTCACCGGCCTGCACCACATCCTCAACAATATGGCGTGGTTTGTCTTCGGCAATTTCACTGACCCAACCACCGGCGCCATCGTTACCGGCGACCTGTCGCGCTACTTTGCCGGCGATCCGAAGGGTGGCCAGTTCATGACCGGCATGTTCCCGATGATGATCTTCGGCCTGCCCGCCGCGTGCCTGGCGATGTACCGCAATGCCTTGCCGGAGCGGCGCAAAGTCATGGGCGGGATCTTCCTGTCGATGGCGCTGACCTCGTTCCTGACGGGTGTGACCGAGCCGATTGAATTCGCTTTCATGTTCCTCGCGCCGATGCTGTACCTCGTGCACGCCGTACTGACCGGCCTGTCGATGGCGGTCACCAATATGCTGAACATCCATCTTGGTTTTACTTTCTCCGGAGGCTTCATCGACATGGTGCTGGGCTGGGGCAAGTCCACCAACGGCTGGTTGGTGGTGCCGGTGGGGTTGGCGTATGCGGTGATCTACTACGTGGTGTTCGACTTCTGTATTCGCCGTTTCAACCTGAAGACTCCGGGGCGTGAAGATGTAGTTTCTGGTGAGCGGGTCGTGGTCGCCGAGAATGAACGTGCCGGCGCTTACATCAAGGCATTGGGCGGCGCTGCCAACTTGATCACCGTGGGTGCATGCACCACCCGATTGCGGCTGGACATGGTGGATCGCAACAAGGCCAATGATGCGGAATTGAAAGCGCTGGGCGCGATGGCTGTAGTGCGTCCGGGCAAGGGCGGGAGTTTGCAAGTGGTGGTCGGGCCGATGGCGGACAGCATTGCCGATGAAATTCGACTGGCGATGCCGGCGCTGGGTCGCGCAGTGATTAGCGCCCCAGCCGCCGCCGTCGAAACGGTAAAACCCGTCGCGCTGCCAGAAGCGCAACAGTGGCTGAATGCGTTGGGCGGTGGCGACAATGTGCTGCAAATGGACTGCATCGCCATGACCCGGATTCGCCTGCATCTGGCGGATGGCAAGGCGTTATCGGAATGTGAACTGAAGGCGCTGGGTTGTCAGGGTGTCAGCCAGTTGGAAGGTGGGGTTTGGCACCTGCTGATTGGCGACAAGGCGCCGAGTTTGAGTGGGGCACTGGAGGCGTTGGTCAATCGTAGTGAAGTGAGTGCGAAGGTCTAA
- a CDS encoding DUF6124 family protein: MFKVTPNPPETDSTTPSDLDERIPSFADIKATPRTPGSLFAVSPEATRETLMAYLVETLASVDVMVHNLIDLLDGSSRNALLGISNSVMLAEITANRVLDQIDPRE, translated from the coding sequence ATGTTCAAAGTAACGCCCAACCCGCCTGAAACCGATTCAACAACGCCCAGCGACTTAGACGAGCGCATCCCTTCCTTCGCCGACATCAAAGCCACCCCGCGCACACCCGGCAGCCTGTTTGCCGTAAGCCCCGAAGCCACCCGCGAAACCCTGATGGCTTACCTAGTCGAGACCCTGGCCTCGGTCGACGTAATGGTCCACAACCTGATCGACCTCCTGGACGGCAGCTCGCGCAATGCCCTGCTGGGCATTTCAAACAGCGTGATGCTGGCGGAAATCACCGCCAATCGGGTGCTGGATCAGATAGATCCACGGGAGTAG
- a CDS encoding membrane-targeted effector domain-containing toxin, producing the protein MSPPVTAPSFSEIKGYLNQIGHHLFKTDTALVPEQKPSVEQLYLKRLNGILKNDREHFLRKSRTHYQALENSDLRSPAGLSLLATLKTGLNAKLLDLDLREQIEGKGRRAFMNDDAGFTAIGHEARLGVQDRLLHPQEGTLLESLALGPTLRPGLYALQFSYQQKTVELAGAFVATQKNSPVATALTDTANVGQVLLFTPLRGIESFASLAELDAHLLQNLASNAGRNEFMTMLPTRYHALSAAGTWPLQLSPIDAEPLFEHTCNALIDKRSQDIEQALSLADNPEHDPARLISALDRAIGAALPDLTARLELRAQALLERCLRHSAPDWYRSASETRRATLAEHLSEYDQSRQRLLDLLGSAGSPQTLARDQWLERLSDELEIDDLDPQHVYINTRRQIAGIGAHEHTRNLIDLALRGLHIGDDLPGSDFLDSSTLSYNGAPLPASYKDLTPRWLAQQLATLQPRVDFADVQKQAHARPDVRQAIEHMLDRRINTLAWTAVLQGHLRDEDFELIQRLRAATDTQLSAATLGSSALSLHGAQLLDIWILRQTDADGVVKRVLLCTPQAPDNQHFRAFDSELACRQHILGWAGEYGPEAPPDSMIDYLITRAPLRFREHMKQVVAGLSVPPQARKDKELTFKQADSHRQCLKSMAEHLLATRTDDYEFSTPLWYRSAGARARKKLTTLAEQADGALQIYNDHPWSDSRFPAFATYLHDQARQSLNRLLGRPRNDVDPDTVWAFSPPDLIGNWTLPPVTYTQLYRDGYDHSVGFIDDNFSRMARFKGPQGIDLGALTAENVTRSVTGIWIGQRYIDKLKTELLSAHGRGYAFRRYAALTITQRQMQSAALESQLQGHIASADLLWLEQSIASMADTNATTRNRYAIHRLLIDGDWVIDTYLFRHADNPVLLYTPQAPDGICFREARLFNYLLKKQPGIITYLTERVGVQSQNRVRAFLEDAQRKLPEHLNKTTPSPARYDSIHRVAPVPDLHQVLYNMKLQRKIDDVAATTVNRTQMITDILWTCVEWVATVATAPFPVLSLSVGLLLAFKDAMLALHAYNQGDTSAALEHFIGYLLNSAGALFTDLRPALRSLTPIGKSLRPAMAAAEHGKSMALIRQLEPVAPAPADMQPVFYGGQSLWAPKTPDAIGRYLLYRLDPGSGQLVSTTRLATPNSDGVWKRSGVSGGAPKYETVPETPGPHKDYGMPSKYRGQLESVLDPQTRANVMRYSEDLFGRPGIVLDTAALELRKLREVYLQQVRHLRKDAEKFFNELAPLPSRADVPPVEASASLAQLIASDTFSGNKHLIIGAVPDSIASKQALIMHMDALVDKGYKRLYLEYLPGDVFRLKLEKLNSGQSWRHIELHLKAIDNAFGFAADAEYSYFALVRKAREKGVKIMALDASVSYQLDDALVMGETPPTTTRDNRLRNFYSHKVIEADASDVADERWMALVDQSRMTTFNQTPGLADLHKAVALRIEDVGLEQPVGLWVDAPGAIPGDVLAKGDYRLTLQTPYKAPKPVAPAAPAPAPAVQHFSDFDIAPSLTDDIVRLLDDPHGMDSRYTPFNPARQQAFNKFVELRSTLKAKAEGFFTDYAAPSRPTLPAITSSTTAESFLKQVGSDSQLSGLVIGEGHIHQSSKRLLRENMKLIREAGFKTLYVEHLLTDLHQAELDLFQRTQQLPRRLKAYLGRQDRGHMPNYGGPDTYTEVVQAAAKYGLRIRALDCTASYHLKGLRGSMDKTRNQMFSYFATQVIQADQVAYGPHKWIAFVGSAHTNNNLGVPGLAEMLGAVGLHVSDVAPAMARNIHAGSWEAFSSGTPWRALRGDFKLQVGTLGMPVPAPFLAVERSRLTHTGYFLIERPSAAETRLVHRSNTGEIIATPIQVDDSGLFYIDRWGKKDLRFEYQDSLIAMLSAEVNLTPVP; encoded by the coding sequence ATGAGTCCCCCCGTTACTGCCCCGTCCTTCAGCGAGATCAAAGGCTATCTCAACCAGATTGGTCATCACCTGTTCAAGACCGACACCGCGCTGGTGCCCGAACAAAAACCCTCGGTCGAACAGCTCTATCTGAAGCGCCTGAACGGCATCCTGAAAAACGACCGCGAGCACTTCCTGCGCAAAAGCCGTACGCACTATCAAGCCCTGGAAAACAGCGATCTGCGCAGCCCCGCCGGCCTGAGCCTGCTGGCCACCCTCAAGACCGGGCTTAACGCGAAACTGCTCGACCTGGACCTGCGCGAGCAGATCGAGGGCAAGGGTCGCAGAGCGTTCATGAACGATGATGCGGGCTTCACCGCCATTGGCCACGAGGCCCGGCTCGGCGTTCAGGATCGCCTGCTGCACCCGCAGGAAGGCACCTTGCTTGAGAGTCTGGCGCTGGGCCCGACCCTGCGGCCGGGGCTGTATGCCTTGCAGTTCAGTTATCAGCAGAAGACCGTCGAGCTGGCGGGCGCCTTTGTCGCCACACAAAAAAACAGCCCCGTGGCCACAGCTTTGACGGACACCGCGAATGTCGGCCAGGTCTTGCTGTTCACGCCGTTGCGCGGCATCGAATCCTTCGCCTCCCTGGCCGAACTGGATGCCCATCTGTTGCAGAACCTGGCCAGCAACGCAGGACGCAACGAGTTCATGACGATGCTGCCTACTCGTTATCACGCGTTGAGCGCAGCGGGGACCTGGCCTCTGCAACTGTCGCCCATCGACGCAGAACCGTTGTTTGAACACACCTGCAATGCACTGATCGACAAACGTTCGCAGGATATCGAACAGGCCTTGAGCCTCGCGGACAACCCGGAACACGACCCTGCCCGTTTGATCAGCGCCCTGGACCGCGCCATCGGCGCCGCGTTGCCGGACCTCACCGCCCGCCTCGAACTGCGCGCCCAGGCCTTGCTCGAACGGTGCCTGCGCCACAGCGCCCCGGACTGGTATCGCAGCGCCAGCGAAACCCGACGGGCCACGCTGGCCGAGCATTTGAGCGAATACGACCAGTCACGCCAGCGCTTGCTGGACCTACTGGGGTCTGCCGGGTCCCCACAAACCCTGGCCCGGGATCAGTGGCTTGAACGGCTGAGCGATGAACTGGAAATCGATGACCTCGACCCACAACACGTGTACATCAACACCCGGCGCCAAATCGCCGGCATCGGTGCCCATGAGCACACTCGAAATCTGATCGACCTGGCGTTGCGCGGTCTGCACATTGGCGACGACCTGCCCGGTTCGGATTTCCTGGACAGCAGCACGCTCAGTTACAACGGGGCGCCCCTGCCCGCGTCCTACAAGGACCTGACACCGAGATGGCTCGCGCAGCAGTTGGCCACCCTGCAACCCCGGGTCGATTTTGCCGACGTGCAGAAACAGGCCCACGCCCGACCCGATGTCAGGCAGGCCATCGAACACATGCTCGACCGCCGGATCAATACACTGGCCTGGACCGCAGTGTTGCAGGGGCATTTGCGCGACGAGGATTTTGAATTGATCCAGCGTCTGCGCGCAGCCACCGATACACAGTTGAGCGCCGCCACCCTGGGTTCCAGCGCTTTGTCGCTGCACGGCGCGCAGCTGCTGGATATCTGGATACTGCGCCAGACTGACGCTGACGGCGTGGTCAAGCGAGTGCTGCTCTGCACACCCCAAGCGCCCGACAATCAGCATTTCCGCGCCTTCGACAGCGAACTGGCCTGCCGGCAGCACATCCTTGGCTGGGCCGGGGAATACGGTCCTGAGGCGCCTCCCGACAGCATGATCGACTACTTGATCACACGCGCCCCGCTGCGTTTTCGCGAGCACATGAAGCAGGTCGTCGCCGGCTTGAGCGTTCCTCCTCAAGCCCGCAAGGATAAAGAGCTGACGTTCAAGCAGGCCGACAGCCATCGCCAGTGCCTGAAATCGATGGCAGAACATCTGCTGGCCACGCGCACTGACGACTACGAATTCAGCACGCCGCTCTGGTATCGCTCCGCCGGCGCCAGAGCCCGAAAGAAACTCACGACCCTGGCCGAGCAGGCCGATGGCGCGTTGCAGATCTATAACGACCATCCATGGTCCGACAGCCGCTTTCCGGCCTTTGCCACCTACCTGCATGACCAGGCCAGGCAAAGCTTGAACCGACTGTTGGGTCGCCCCCGCAACGATGTCGATCCGGACACCGTCTGGGCATTTTCACCGCCCGATCTTATTGGCAACTGGACCCTGCCGCCGGTGACGTACACCCAGCTGTACCGCGACGGTTACGACCACAGCGTGGGTTTTATCGATGACAATTTCTCGCGCATGGCACGCTTCAAAGGCCCACAAGGGATCGACCTGGGTGCCCTGACCGCCGAAAACGTCACGCGCTCCGTCACCGGGATCTGGATTGGCCAACGTTACATCGACAAGCTCAAAACCGAACTGCTGAGCGCCCACGGTCGGGGCTATGCATTCAGACGTTATGCCGCACTGACGATCACCCAACGGCAGATGCAAAGCGCCGCGCTTGAGTCGCAACTGCAAGGGCACATTGCATCGGCTGACCTGCTATGGCTGGAACAAAGCATCGCCAGCATGGCCGATACCAACGCGACGACCCGTAACAGATACGCCATCCATCGCCTGCTGATCGATGGCGACTGGGTCATCGACACTTACCTGTTTCGTCACGCCGACAACCCTGTTCTGCTCTATACCCCCCAAGCACCCGACGGCATCTGTTTTCGGGAGGCCAGGCTGTTCAATTACTTGCTGAAAAAGCAGCCGGGCATCATCACCTATCTCACCGAGCGTGTCGGCGTGCAATCGCAGAACAGGGTCCGCGCCTTTTTGGAAGACGCGCAACGAAAGCTGCCTGAACACCTGAATAAAACCACGCCCAGTCCCGCGCGTTACGACTCTATCCACCGAGTGGCGCCGGTGCCCGACCTGCATCAGGTGCTGTACAACATGAAGCTGCAGCGCAAGATCGACGACGTGGCCGCCACCACCGTCAACCGCACGCAGATGATCACCGATATTCTCTGGACCTGCGTGGAATGGGTGGCGACGGTGGCCACCGCGCCGTTCCCGGTCTTGAGTCTGAGCGTCGGCCTGCTCCTGGCCTTCAAGGACGCCATGCTTGCGCTGCATGCTTACAACCAGGGTGATACCTCGGCCGCGCTTGAACACTTCATCGGTTATCTGCTTAACAGTGCGGGGGCGTTGTTTACGGATTTGCGTCCAGCCTTGCGCTCGCTCACCCCCATTGGCAAATCGTTGCGCCCGGCCATGGCCGCTGCAGAGCACGGCAAGTCCATGGCACTGATCCGCCAACTGGAACCCGTCGCGCCCGCTCCGGCAGACATGCAGCCGGTGTTCTACGGCGGGCAATCGCTTTGGGCGCCCAAGACCCCGGATGCAATCGGTCGCTACTTGTTGTATCGCCTGGACCCTGGCAGCGGCCAACTGGTTTCGACGACTCGCCTGGCCACACCGAACAGCGATGGCGTTTGGAAGCGCAGTGGCGTTTCTGGAGGAGCACCCAAGTATGAAACGGTGCCCGAAACACCCGGCCCGCATAAAGACTACGGGATGCCGTCAAAATATCGGGGCCAGCTTGAAAGTGTTCTGGACCCACAGACGCGGGCCAATGTGATGAGGTATAGCGAAGACCTCTTCGGGCGCCCCGGTATTGTCCTGGACACCGCCGCCCTGGAGTTGCGCAAATTGCGTGAGGTTTACCTGCAACAGGTCAGGCACCTGAGGAAAGACGCCGAGAAATTTTTCAACGAGCTTGCGCCTCTGCCCTCCCGTGCCGACGTCCCTCCCGTCGAAGCCAGTGCGTCGCTGGCGCAACTGATCGCCAGCGACACCTTTAGCGGCAACAAGCACTTGATCATCGGCGCCGTACCGGACTCCATTGCCAGCAAACAGGCGCTGATCATGCACATGGACGCCCTGGTCGACAAAGGCTACAAGCGTCTGTATCTGGAGTACCTGCCGGGGGACGTGTTCAGGCTCAAGCTGGAAAAACTCAACAGCGGCCAATCGTGGCGCCACATCGAGCTGCATCTGAAAGCCATCGACAATGCCTTCGGCTTCGCCGCGGACGCTGAATATTCCTACTTCGCCCTCGTGCGCAAGGCGCGGGAAAAGGGTGTGAAAATCATGGCGCTGGATGCCTCGGTTTCCTATCAACTGGACGATGCGCTGGTCATGGGCGAAACCCCGCCCACGACGACACGGGACAACCGTCTGAGAAACTTCTACTCGCACAAAGTCATCGAAGCCGATGCGAGCGATGTGGCGGACGAACGCTGGATGGCGCTGGTCGATCAGTCCCGCATGACCACGTTCAACCAGACCCCAGGCCTGGCAGACCTGCATAAAGCCGTGGCGCTGCGCATCGAAGACGTCGGACTGGAACAGCCCGTGGGCCTCTGGGTGGACGCCCCCGGCGCGATACCGGGCGACGTTCTGGCCAAGGGCGATTACCGCCTGACACTGCAAACGCCCTACAAGGCACCCAAGCCTGTCGCGCCGGCAGCCCCTGCGCCTGCACCTGCCGTGCAACATTTCAGCGACTTCGACATTGCGCCGTCACTCACCGATGACATTGTCCGGCTGCTGGATGATCCCCATGGCATGGACTCCCGGTACACGCCGTTCAATCCGGCGCGTCAGCAAGCCTTCAACAAATTCGTCGAACTGCGCTCAACGCTCAAGGCCAAGGCCGAAGGTTTCTTTACCGACTATGCCGCGCCTTCCAGACCGACTCTCCCGGCCATAACGTCCAGCACCACAGCGGAGTCATTCCTGAAACAGGTGGGTAGCGACAGCCAGTTGTCGGGGCTGGTCATTGGGGAGGGGCATATCCATCAGTCGAGCAAACGCTTGCTGAGGGAAAACATGAAACTCATCCGGGAAGCGGGGTTCAAGACACTCTACGTTGAGCACCTGCTGACGGATCTGCATCAGGCTGAACTGGATCTGTTTCAGCGAACCCAACAGCTTCCCCGCCGACTCAAGGCCTATCTCGGACGACAGGACCGTGGTCATATGCCCAACTACGGCGGGCCCGATACCTATACCGAAGTGGTTCAGGCCGCTGCCAAATACGGCCTGCGCATCAGGGCGCTCGACTGCACCGCCAGCTATCACCTCAAAGGTTTGCGGGGCTCAATGGACAAAACGCGAAACCAGATGTTCAGCTATTTTGCCACCCAAGTCATCCAGGCCGATCAGGTGGCCTACGGCCCGCATAAATGGATCGCCTTCGTCGGCAGTGCCCACACCAACAACAACCTCGGTGTGCCGGGGCTGGCCGAGATGCTGGGCGCGGTCGGCCTGCATGTCAGCGATGTGGCCCCGGCAATGGCCAGGAATATTCACGCCGGTTCATGGGAAGCATTTAGCTCGGGTACCCCGTGGAGGGCACTGCGTGGCGACTTTAAACTGCAAGTCGGTACGCTCGGGATGCCAGTGCCTGCGCCGTTTCTCGCTGTCGAACGGTCAAGGCTGACCCACACCGGGTATTTCCTGATCGAACGGCCTTCCGCCGCCGAGACTCGACTGGTGCACCGTTCCAACACCGGAGAAATTATTGCCACGCCCATCCAAGTGGACGATAGCGGGCTGTTCTATATCGATCGCTGGGGCAAGAAGGACCTGCGCTTCGAGTATCAGGACAGCTTGATTGCCATGCTGAGTGCGGAGGTCAACCTGACCCCTGTGCCGTAA
- a CDS encoding YqfO family protein has protein sequence MYKLCFFVPASHVEQVKSAVFAAGGGRIGAYDHCAWQVLGLGQFRPLDGSQPFIGEAGQVEQVEEWKVELVVADELIVAAVAALKLSHPYETPAYEVWQLEDF, from the coding sequence GTGTACAAGCTCTGCTTTTTTGTTCCGGCCAGTCATGTGGAACAGGTCAAAAGCGCCGTATTCGCCGCCGGTGGCGGACGGATAGGCGCTTATGATCACTGCGCATGGCAGGTGTTGGGCCTGGGTCAGTTTCGTCCACTTGACGGCAGTCAGCCGTTTATTGGCGAAGCGGGGCAGGTCGAGCAGGTTGAAGAATGGAAAGTAGAACTGGTGGTGGCGGATGAGTTGATCGTGGCCGCAGTGGCTGCGTTGAAACTCAGTCACCCCTACGAGACGCCGGCTTATGAAGTGTGGCAGCTGGAGGATTTCTGA